The following coding sequences lie in one Oncorhynchus nerka isolate Pitt River linkage group LG14, Oner_Uvic_2.0, whole genome shotgun sequence genomic window:
- the LOC115124331 gene encoding protein phosphatase 1D-like: MENALLMRVSVFSDQGGRKYMEDVTEVVVEPESGEDELNSDDQDEAKGDSSTVDIVPGNEQPDRTVHNEPLSASTTVAWTQNVQNGDQSCAAVALAVSTVESSPAESDNRPQRSVAFFAVFDGHGGREAAQFARDYLWEFIKKQRGFWSKDDEEVCAAIRKGFVACHHAMWKKLPEWPKTLTGLPSTSGTTASVVVIRGNRMYVAHVGDSAIVLGVQDNLTDQFIKAVEVTQDHKPELPKERERIEGLGGSVIKKSGVNRVVWKRPRLTHNGPVRRSTVIDQIPFLAVARALGDLWSYDFYSGEFVVSPEPDTCVLTLDPHKHRYIILGSDGLWNMVPPQDAVSMCQDNDEAMAPCGVSSARQLVSHALLRWRQRMLRADNTSAIVIALQEPGVPQEPLHHEEVLLNLAEGQHCGPTSDSRSNTPLVKVPDMSPAVCELLPTLERGHGLSGSSLYVLAQSDPFDPALSDSDDSRTGFPLTTDSPAPGEELSDVTARTPGGKRTLDDDTSPNPSAKRNRRKNGEGTLAGPKGGGGKDQKQSLTPPPTNGSPTLFQQQHGKATVCVC, translated from the exons ATGGAAAACGCATTGTTGATGCGAGTGAGTGTTTTCTCCGACCAGGGAGGCAGGAAATACATGGAGGACGTTACCGAGGTTGTAGTGGAGCCCGAGTCGGGCGAAGACGAGCTGAACTCGGACGATCAAGATGAGGCCAAAGGGGATAGCTCGACGGTCGACATTGTGCCTGGAAACGAGCAGCCTGATCGGACTGTACACAACGAGCCTCTATCTGCCTCCACTACAGTTGCATGGACACAAAATGTACAAAATGGGGACCAAAGTTGTGCTGCAGTTGCACTGGCAGTTTCGACAGTGGAGAGTTCACCGGCGGAGAGCGATAACCGGCCCCAGCGCTCCGTGGCTTTCTTCGCGGTGTTTGATGGTCACGGAGGCCGAGAGGCAGCGCAGTTTGCACGGGACTATTTATGGGAATTCATCAAGAAACAGCGGGGCTTTTGGTCCAAGGATGACGAGGAAGTGTGTGCAGCTATTCGTAAAGGTTTCGTTGCCTGCCACCATGCCATGTGGAAAAAGCTGC CCGAATGGCCCAAAACTCTCACAGGGCTTCCCAGCACCTCAGGCACCACGGCCAGTGTAGTGGTCATCCGGGGGAACCGAATGTACGTGGCCCACGTAGGAGACTCTGCCATAGTGCTGGGGGTCCAGGATAACCTCACAGACCAGTTCATCAAGGCCGTGGAGGTTACACAGGACCACAAGCCCGAGCTGCCCAAGGAGAGGGAACGCATCGAAGGGCTGGGAGGCAG TGTGATAAAGAAGTCTGGTGTGAACAGGGTGGTGTGGAAGAGACCCAGGTTAACTCACAACGGCCCCGTCCGGAGGAGCACCGTCATCGATCAGATCCCTTTCCTGGCTGTGGCCAGAGCTCTgg GGGACCTGTGGAGCTATGACTTCTACAGCGGAGAGTTTGTCGTGTCCCCGGAGCCAGACACCTGTGTTCTGACCCTTGACCCCCATAAACACCGTTACATCATCCTGGGCAGTGACGGGCTGTGGAACATGGTGCCCCCCCAGGACGCCGTCTCCATGTGCCAGGACAACGATGAGGCCATG gcGCCGTGCGGGGTGTCCAGCGCTCGCCAGCTGGTGAGCCACGCCCTCCTGCGGTGGCGCCAGAGGATGCTGCGTGCGGACAACACGTCAGCCATCGTCATCGCCCTGCAGGAGCCGGGTGTCCCTCAGGAACCCCTCCACCACGAGGAGGTGCTGCTGAACCTGGCCGAGGGACAACACTGTGGCCCCACATCGGACTCCCGCTCCAACACACCACTCGTCAAG gtTCCAGACATGTCGCCTGCCGTGTGTGAGCTCCTTCCGACCCTGGAGCGTGGACACGGCCTATCAGGGAGCAGCCTGTACGTCCTGGCCCAATCAGATCCCTTTGACCCGGCCCTCTCAGACTCTGACGACTCCCGCACCGGTTTCCCCCTGACGACAGACAGCCCCGCCCCGGGGGAGGAGCTTAGTGATGTCACCGCCAGGACGCCCGGCGGCAAACGGACTCTAGATGATGACACGTCACCCAACCCGTCCGCCAAGAGGAACCGGAGGAAGAATGGCGAGGGAACGTTGGCGGGGCCAAAAGGTGGTGGAGGAAAGGACCAGAAACAGTCTCTGACTCCGCCCCCCACCAACGGTTCCCCCACGCTCTTCCAGCAGCAACACGGCAAggccaccgtgtgtgtgtgctga